One region of Coriobacteriia bacterium genomic DNA includes:
- a CDS encoding phosphate acyltransferase PlsX — protein sequence MSMDEIKVVVDAQGGDNAPGVVLEGVAQAVAQDPSITVILTGAEDVIVPFAAEHANVVAHPTTEVIEMGEHPAEAVRRKKDSSIVVGCRLVKEGEAGGFFSAGSTGACMSAATLVIGRIKGVKRPAIATVLPSPVAKVVFTDMGANADCKPEYLVQFARMARVYAQVALGVENPSVGLLNIGEEETKGSEFAQECHKLMKEHVPNFKGNAEGGNLALGGFDVIVTDGFTGNVALKVYEGVGKALLVGLKETIYSTTKSKIGGLLIKDALSAFKEDLSADKYGGAQLLGCKGVCLIGHGSSNAKAICSGVLATADAIRQDMPKRLAQALAGDGVTEEVL from the coding sequence ATGAGCATGGATGAAATCAAGGTCGTCGTAGATGCGCAGGGTGGTGACAATGCCCCCGGCGTTGTTCTCGAGGGCGTTGCTCAGGCGGTAGCGCAAGATCCCTCGATCACCGTCATCCTTACGGGTGCCGAGGACGTCATCGTCCCCTTCGCAGCCGAGCACGCCAACGTCGTGGCCCATCCCACCACCGAGGTCATCGAGATGGGCGAGCACCCGGCAGAGGCCGTGCGCCGCAAGAAGGACTCCTCGATTGTCGTGGGATGTCGCCTGGTCAAGGAGGGCGAGGCGGGTGGCTTCTTCTCCGCGGGTTCCACGGGCGCGTGCATGTCTGCGGCTACGCTCGTCATCGGCCGCATCAAGGGCGTCAAGCGTCCGGCCATCGCGACGGTGCTGCCATCGCCCGTGGCCAAGGTCGTCTTCACCGACATGGGCGCCAATGCCGATTGCAAGCCCGAATACCTCGTCCAGTTTGCGCGCATGGCGCGCGTATACGCGCAGGTTGCGCTCGGCGTCGAGAATCCGAGTGTTGGTTTGCTCAACATTGGCGAGGAGGAGACAAAGGGCTCCGAGTTCGCGCAGGAATGCCACAAGCTCATGAAGGAGCACGTTCCCAACTTCAAGGGCAATGCCGAAGGCGGCAATCTTGCGTTAGGCGGCTTCGATGTCATCGTAACCGATGGCTTTACCGGCAACGTCGCCCTCAAGGTCTACGAGGGCGTCGGCAAGGCGCTGCTCGTCGGTCTCAAGGAGACCATCTACTCGACGACCAAGTCGAAGATTGGCGGCTTGCTCATCAAGGACGCACTGTCCGCATTCAAGGAAGACCTCTCGGCCGATAAGTACGGCGGTGCCCAATTGCTTGGATGCAAGGGCGTATGTCTCATCGGGCATGGTTCGAGCAATGCGAAGGCGATTTGCAGTGGCGTGCTCGCAACGGCAGATGCGATTCGGCAGGATATGCCCAAGCGTCTTGCGCAAGCGCTGGCCGGCGACGGCGTGACAGAGGAAGTGCTCTAA
- the rnc gene encoding ribonuclease III yields MANEEVLASHASEIAKAEEILGYQFKDKPLLGAAITHPSARDREKALYDYERLEFLGDSILGAITAIFLFKQYPDLDEGGLTRIKVSLVSGKSLSRVARDEGIADCIIFGESEAGTDKRGLSSALENVYESLVAALYLDGGMDAAYAWVSRSLFIHADRKLASVPESPKSSLQELLQIDGRQPHYEITGFDGPPHDRTFFAQAFVDDEMIGEGSGKSKKQAESAAAQAALDMFAEKKA; encoded by the coding sequence ATGGCCAATGAGGAAGTGCTCGCATCGCATGCGAGCGAGATAGCCAAGGCCGAGGAAATCCTTGGCTATCAGTTCAAGGACAAGCCTCTGCTCGGAGCTGCCATCACGCATCCGTCTGCGCGTGACAGGGAGAAGGCTCTCTACGATTACGAGCGCCTCGAGTTTTTGGGTGACTCCATCCTGGGTGCCATCACGGCGATATTTCTTTTCAAGCAATATCCCGATCTTGATGAGGGTGGTCTCACGCGCATCAAAGTTTCGCTCGTCTCGGGCAAGAGCCTCTCGCGCGTCGCCCGTGACGAGGGCATCGCCGACTGCATCATCTTCGGAGAAAGCGAGGCGGGTACTGACAAGCGCGGTCTCTCCTCGGCGCTCGAGAACGTCTACGAGTCGCTTGTCGCGGCACTCTATCTCGATGGTGGCATGGACGCGGCATATGCATGGGTGTCGCGCTCGCTGTTCATACATGCGGATCGCAAGCTCGCCTCGGTGCCAGAAAGCCCCAAATCCTCGTTGCAGGAGCTGCTGCAAATCGATGGCAGGCAACCGCATTACGAGATTACCGGCTTCGATGGTCCACCGCATGACCGTACCTTCTTCGCGCAGGCATTCGTCGACGACGAGATGATTGGCGAGGGAAGCGGCAAATCCAAGAAGCAAGCCGAGTCCGCTGCGGCTCAAGCTGCGCTCGACATGTTTGCGGAAAAGAAGGCGTGA
- a CDS encoding 50S ribosomal protein L32, whose product MAVPKRKTGRMRTHSRRSSNDVCKTAARSVCPQCGEVKLPHTVCPSCGYYKGREVLVVED is encoded by the coding sequence ATGGCAGTACCTAAGCGTAAAACAGGCAGGATGAGGACCCATTCTCGTCGTTCTTCCAACGACGTATGCAAGACGGCTGCGCGTTCCGTTTGCCCGCAGTGCGGCGAGGTCAAGCTTCCGCATACCGTTTGCCCGAGCTGCGGCTATTACAAGGGCCGAGAGGTTCTCGTCGTCGAGGACTAA